The Trichocoleus sp. FACHB-46 genome contains a region encoding:
- a CDS encoding ATP-binding protein, translating into LQELAASGSCTPFEKAYIRKDGSQVPILLGAARLESDELAWVCFVLDLSESKKVEALLRQQAEELSRANRLKDEFLATVSHELRTPLNAMLGWATMLRSRHLDEATTNRAIETIERNARAQNQLINDLLDVSRIITGKLRLNVRPVILVSVIEAAIDSIRPAAEAKDIRLQSILDPGAGPVSGDSDRLQQVFWNLLSNAVKFTPKGGRVQIRLERINSHIESHIEVTVSDTGQGISPEFLPYVFERLQQADSTTTRAHGGLGLGLAIVRHLVELHGGSVDATSAGEGKGATFMVNLPITIFRPEPTDMERVHPTASDTAPLLDTPRLDGLKVLIVDDEIDARELLAMLLRQRGAMTTTVASAREALSIIIQSAFDQKPDVLVSDIGMPSEDGYTLIRQVRALAPDQGGQIPAIALTAYARTEDRIKALASGFQSHVPKPVEPVEFITVLASLINRF; encoded by the coding sequence TTACAAGAACTTGCTGCCTCTGGGAGTTGCACCCCATTCGAGAAGGCATACATTCGTAAAGATGGCAGTCAGGTTCCCATTTTGCTGGGAGCTGCACGACTCGAAAGTGACGAACTCGCTTGGGTCTGCTTTGTGCTTGACCTGAGCGAAAGCAAAAAAGTCGAGGCATTACTGCGGCAACAAGCAGAGGAGTTATCTCGGGCCAATCGACTGAAAGATGAGTTTCTCGCCACCGTCTCCCATGAGTTGCGGACACCTCTAAATGCCATGCTGGGATGGGCCACCATGCTGCGTTCTAGACACCTCGATGAAGCCACGACAAATCGGGCGATAGAGACGATCGAACGAAACGCGAGGGCGCAGAATCAACTCATCAATGACCTATTGGATGTTTCTCGCATTATTACTGGCAAGCTGCGCTTAAATGTTCGTCCGGTGATCCTAGTTTCGGTAATTGAGGCCGCTATCGACTCCATCCGACCTGCCGCAGAAGCCAAAGATATTCGCTTGCAGAGTATTTTAGACCCTGGTGCTGGCCCTGTTTCGGGTGATTCCGATCGCCTACAACAGGTGTTTTGGAATTTACTCTCCAATGCGGTGAAGTTCACCCCGAAAGGTGGTCGAGTTCAGATTCGTTTAGAGCGGATCAATTCTCATATCGAGTCTCATATCGAGGTGACTGTGAGTGATACTGGGCAAGGCATCAGTCCGGAGTTTCTACCTTATGTCTTCGAGCGCTTACAGCAAGCGGATAGTACCACCACGAGGGCACATGGGGGGTTGGGCCTCGGCCTGGCGATTGTTCGTCACTTAGTAGAACTGCATGGAGGCAGTGTTGATGCCACCAGTGCAGGTGAAGGCAAAGGAGCTACCTTCATGGTTAATCTACCCATTACTATCTTTCGTCCAGAACCGACAGACATGGAACGAGTGCATCCTACCGCCAGTGATACAGCCCCTTTGCTGGACACACCGAGATTAGATGGCTTGAAAGTTTTGATTGTGGATGACGAAATCGATGCCCGCGAGTTGTTAGCCATGCTGCTAAGGCAAAGAGGAGCCATGACCACGACCGTGGCCTCCGCTAGAGAGGCTTTATCTATCATCATCCAATCCGCTTTTGACCAAAAACCTGACGTATTGGTCAGTGATATTGGCATGCCCAGTGAGGATGGGTACACGCTGATTCGTCAAGTTCGCGCCTTAGCGCCAGACCAAGGAGGTCAAATTCCGGCGATCGCCCTAACTGCTTATGCACGGACAGAAGACCGCATCAAAGCCTTAGCTTCAGGCTTTCAGTCCCATGTCCCCAAGCCAGTAGAACCGGTTGAGTTTATTACAGTATTAGCGAGCTTAATCAATCGTTTCTAG
- a CDS encoding S-layer homology domain-containing protein, which produces MSIQAKFSSRFIRFLSLSLTVATLSSLMGQIPAQAQTTFSDVASDYWAAQFIQALVDRDVIRGFADGSFRPDEPITRAQFAVLVGQAFDRPTVRSAVRFRDVPSSYWAASAIQTAYAEGFLSGYPGNVFNPDQPMPRAQVLVALASGLQFEPSGTNASVTGGFRDYDSIPSYAHDGVAAATFRDLTVNYPNIDVLNPNRAATRAEVAASIYQGLVATGSAPAIEFPYIP; this is translated from the coding sequence ATGTCTATTCAAGCTAAATTTTCTAGCCGATTTATTCGATTCCTGTCCCTCAGCCTGACCGTTGCAACGCTGTCCTCACTAATGGGACAGATTCCGGCTCAAGCGCAAACCACTTTTTCAGATGTAGCGTCAGATTATTGGGCAGCACAATTCATTCAAGCACTCGTCGATCGTGATGTGATTCGCGGCTTTGCCGACGGCAGCTTTCGCCCCGACGAGCCGATTACTCGTGCCCAGTTTGCCGTCTTGGTCGGGCAGGCGTTCGACCGACCGACTGTTCGCAGTGCTGTTCGTTTTCGGGATGTGCCCAGCAGCTATTGGGCCGCCAGCGCCATCCAAACCGCTTACGCCGAAGGCTTTCTCAGTGGTTATCCTGGCAATGTCTTTAACCCAGATCAGCCCATGCCCCGCGCTCAGGTTTTAGTCGCTCTGGCGAGCGGTCTACAGTTTGAGCCGAGTGGAACCAATGCCAGCGTGACAGGTGGCTTCCGTGACTACGATTCAATTCCTTCTTATGCCCATGATGGCGTGGCGGCGGCGACCTTCCGCGACCTCACTGTGAACTACCCCAACATTGATGTTCTCAATCCCAATCGCGCCGCGACCCGTGCTGAAGTGGCCGCCTCAATTTATCAGGGTCTGGTGGCGACTGGCAGTGCTCCTGCGATCGAGTTTCCCTATATTCCCTAA